In the genome of Gloeotrichia echinulata CP02, one region contains:
- a CDS encoding mechanosensitive ion channel domain-containing protein has protein sequence MEAVWNTLKNIDLNYAGIPIAKILIVILILTLTQTLRRFFVSGIIKSIERFTRKTESKLDDELIAILKPSLSWLILIGGFWLVKEILADNIGIQLSQTIGKALNLVMVFIIAYVVYRSSSILGQVIANVALHTETELDELLRPLMPKIFQSAAIIILAIKLSELFLGQSAAALVGLLGGAGITLGLLFKDIVYDWFCTLIIYSDNLYREGDWVGISGVEGFVQIMNIGFRTTTLHIYQWGSILKMPNSKMISGIVENWSQNPGKELKWGVSLTLKIDGISAKQTATICDSIREIPSFVNGLAKEIIVRFSKIENNARVIKVVAFVNDENLYFEAEKNLNLAILELLEQEGIDFLYVELRTDPEKYSTSRNAINN, from the coding sequence ATGGAAGCAGTTTGGAACACGCTGAAAAATATCGATTTAAATTACGCTGGTATTCCTATTGCCAAAATTCTCATTGTGATCCTCATTTTGACCCTGACACAAACGTTGAGACGGTTTTTTGTTTCAGGTATTATTAAAAGTATTGAGCGCTTTACTCGCAAAACTGAAAGCAAACTTGATGATGAGTTAATTGCGATTCTCAAGCCATCCTTAAGCTGGTTGATTCTGATTGGTGGATTTTGGCTAGTTAAGGAAATTCTCGCAGATAACATAGGAATTCAATTGAGCCAAACAATTGGTAAGGCGCTCAATTTAGTAATGGTTTTCATAATTGCATATGTTGTTTACCGCAGTTCTTCAATTTTGGGACAGGTAATAGCTAACGTAGCGTTACACACTGAAACTGAACTTGATGAATTGCTCAGACCTTTGATGCCGAAAATTTTTCAATCAGCAGCAATTATCATATTAGCAATTAAGCTGAGTGAGCTATTTTTAGGACAATCAGCAGCTGCACTTGTGGGTCTACTCGGTGGTGCTGGTATCACTTTAGGTTTGTTGTTCAAAGACATAGTTTATGATTGGTTTTGTACATTGATTATCTACTCAGATAATCTTTATCGAGAAGGTGACTGGGTAGGAATCTCAGGAGTAGAGGGTTTTGTGCAGATAATGAATATTGGATTTAGAACCACAACTTTACATATATATCAGTGGGGTTCGATTCTGAAAATGCCCAATTCTAAGATGATTTCTGGAATTGTAGAAAATTGGTCACAAAATCCTGGCAAAGAATTAAAATGGGGAGTTAGTTTAACTCTAAAAATTGACGGAATTTCTGCAAAACAAACTGCTACAATATGTGATAGTATTCGAGAAATACCATCATTTGTTAATGGTTTAGCCAAAGAAATAATAGTTCGTTTTAGCAAAATTGAAAATAATGCTCGTGTCATTAAAGTCGTTGCCTTTGTGAATGATGAAAATCTCTACTTTGAGGCTGAAAAAAACTTAAACCTAGCAATTTTAGAACTCTTAGAGCAAGAGGGTATTGATTTCTTGTATGTGGAATTAAGAACAGATCCGGAAAAATATAGCACTAGTCGGAATGCAATAAATAATTAA
- the ovoA gene encoding 5-histidylcysteine sulfoxide synthase: MNSLQSTYPPNLVNCNNQIILDYFENAWKLEDVLMKSLVGEDTFYLNPDPLRNPLIFYLGHSAVFYINKLIRVGLLENRLNPDYEILFEIGVDPEKPEELNQAIAHLKWPEVAQTWEYREQAYSVICEVIQTTPFTLPIHPSHPLWALMMGIEHQRIHIETSSMLIRQLSVERVKRPQNWKYAPFNGYTPENEMLEVAGGVVKLGKAFDDPTYGWDIDYGSRTVEVAPFLASKYLITNAEFLYFIKAGGYENQDYWDAESWDWKTQYNIQCPKFWLHENGSYKYRAMFDEIDLPLDWPVEVNHYEAMAYCRLRGRDTRLMSEAEYHLATYGNGLIKDVENYNLNLKFGSPSPVGMLETAKSPAGLYDLRGNVWEWLSDHLNPLAGYQPHFLYEDNSAIFFDTKHYMMLGGCWITNGTEALKYYRNWFRPNFYQHAGFRIVQ, translated from the coding sequence ATGAACAGTTTACAATCTACTTATCCTCCAAACCTGGTTAATTGCAATAACCAAATAATTCTCGATTATTTTGAGAATGCTTGGAAACTGGAAGATGTTTTGATGAAAAGTTTGGTTGGGGAAGATACGTTTTATCTCAATCCCGACCCTTTGAGGAATCCTCTAATTTTTTATCTGGGACATTCGGCTGTTTTCTACATCAATAAATTAATTCGGGTTGGCTTATTAGAAAACCGCCTGAATCCAGACTATGAAATACTCTTTGAAATTGGGGTTGATCCAGAAAAACCAGAAGAATTGAATCAAGCAATAGCTCATCTAAAATGGCCGGAAGTTGCACAGACTTGGGAGTATCGAGAACAAGCATATTCGGTAATTTGTGAAGTAATTCAAACCACCCCATTTACTCTACCAATTCATCCGAGTCATCCCCTATGGGCGTTGATGATGGGGATTGAACACCAGCGTATTCACATTGAAACTTCTTCGATGTTAATTCGCCAACTGTCTGTAGAGAGAGTAAAACGTCCCCAAAACTGGAAATATGCTCCTTTTAATGGTTACACTCCTGAAAATGAAATGCTGGAAGTAGCTGGTGGGGTAGTCAAACTGGGGAAAGCCTTTGATGATCCGACCTACGGATGGGATATTGATTATGGCTCACGTACTGTTGAAGTTGCACCTTTTTTAGCGAGTAAATATCTGATTACTAATGCCGAATTTCTGTATTTTATCAAGGCTGGTGGCTACGAAAATCAAGATTATTGGGATGCAGAATCTTGGGATTGGAAAACACAATACAACATTCAATGTCCTAAATTTTGGTTACATGAAAATGGTAGCTACAAATATCGCGCCATGTTTGACGAAATAGATTTACCCCTAGATTGGCCTGTGGAAGTCAATCATTATGAAGCAATGGCTTACTGTCGTTTGCGAGGTAGAGATACTCGTTTAATGAGTGAAGCTGAGTACCATTTAGCAACTTATGGTAACGGTTTGATAAAAGATGTAGAGAATTATAATCTGAATTTAAAATTTGGCTCACCCAGTCCCGTGGGGATGTTAGAAACCGCAAAAAGTCCCGCTGGATTATACGATTTACGGGGTAATGTGTGGGAATGGTTGAGTGATCACTTAAACCCCCTTGCGGGATATCAACCCCATTTTTTGTATGAAGACAATTCTGCTATCTTTTTTGATACCAAACATTATATGATGTTAGGGGGGTGTTGGATAACTAATGGGACAGAAGCTTTGAAATATTACCGCAACTGGTTCCGTCCCAATTTTTATCAGCACGCCGGCTTTCGGATTGTTCAATAA